One window of Xanthomonas sp. 10-10 genomic DNA carries:
- a CDS encoding glucoamylase family protein → MEMLARALATTHTLYTGPARELLLSGLKSNQRALESAASRLNEMAAAGVRLHPAGEWLLDNDYLVQEQIRLARQHLPPGYSRQLPRLRTPNSIGLPRVYELGLQVVAHGDGRVDAITLSRFIAAYQQVAPLKLGELWAIPIVLRLALIDNLRRVADGIMHDGRDTALAAHWAAMLNATAAAQPKDVVGVVADMARSQPPASGAFVAELTRGIQGRGPVLSMASAWVEQWLASGGHSVEGMVHAESQRQAADQVSIGNSIGSLRFLDEMDWREFVETMSVVEQILRKDPAVVYARMDFQTRDAYRHVVEHLAHRMKCDEPTVADTVLRLAAQAHAAEPVAAHVGYYLVDAGLPLLRAALGDPAAPGAPTPPRLRVRRVALPTYLLPIATIAALWTGVLLQWASALPPALWWITAGIALLAASELGIALVNWVATLWVRPRPLPRMDLRAGITPDCRTLVVMPSMLAGIDAIDELVGALEVHYLANRDAQLYFALLTDFLDAAQALLPADMALVAHAAQHIDRLNAAYADAHGDRFFLLHRARQWNAGEGCWMGAERKRGKLEALNRLLCAEDAPLQAASDFLQVQGDVAVLVGVRYVITLDSDTHLPRDAARALVGAMSHPLNMPRLDASGQYVEAGYGILQPGLGTGMSEGGESRFARMFGIEPGIDPYTRVVSDVYQDLFGEGSFIGKGIYAVATFEQVLAGRFPDNRVLSHDLLEGCYVRAGLLSDVRLYERHPQRYATDAKRRARWVRGDWQLLPWLLPWVPDRGGKRARNRLSWLSRGKLLDNLRRSLVAPAAFGLLLIGWLCSPTPLRWTAWLLALWLLPGLCSALYALAHPPEGLGLRHHARQVGVGLRQYLLRTGVVLACLPFEAGLQLAAIARTLVRMAITHRHLLQWAPSSEVERSARSGNAEHRLMAGAACAAALVVAAVAWWSPVALWVALPLGVAWMGAPWLMAWLGGQPAAPVAQLSQEQRAFLGGLSRRTWAFFETHCTAQHHWLPPDNVQEYPVTVVANRTSPTNIGLGLLANLAAYDLGYLTVAGVMTRVADTLTTLESLPRHRGHFYNWYDTETLAPLLPRYVSTVDSGNLAGHLLTLRQGLLALVEAPAVSMAVFDGLADTLSVLASHARARNVTADALDALDTMAQGVQGLCSQPAPSPPQADKALRLLLAQSQRILALMPVSGDDEEPWPQRLVASCKAALAELSHCAPALADTDPHATGTTGAMVATLRQLAASDCAPNVQSWAANRVQELHRLAHRAGQLAQMDYDFLYNRAPQLLSIGYNVDDRRLDSGHYDLLASEARLGIFVAIAQGKLPQDSWFALGRTLTDTGAEPTLLSWSGSMFEYLMPDLVMPSYPQTLLNRSMRGAVQAQIRYGAARDVPWGVSESGYNTVDTRRNYQYRAFGVPGLGLKRGLGQDLVIAPYASAMALMVDPDAACRNLQHLQALGFGGRFGLYEAIDYTPSRVPRGEQHAVVRSFMSHHQGMALLALDHVLRDAPMQQRFVADPQFQATLLLLQERAPRAGVYVKGLAQAAERPVPTEAGMALRIHRDPDLAQPALQLLSNGRYHGMLTSAGGGYSRARDMAVTRWREDGTRDHWGTFCYLRDVDSGAVWSAAHQPTCVPVERYEAIFSDAKAEFKGSHQRYDSHLEIAISAEDDVEMRRLRIRNRSRQTRVIEITTYAEVVLAPAQADEAHPAFSNLFVQTEILADKQALLCTRRPRGHDEAQPWMLHLVAVHDADVATISYETDRAAFVGRGRSTRNPLALHAHANLSGAAGSVLDPIVAIRCRISLAPDQQAQVDMVYGVGTQREACTALIDKYRDRRLADRVFDLALTQSQVTRRQIDASLEDAMLYERLAARVLFVDPQLRADNEVLLHNHRGQSALWSHAISGDLPIVLLRITDPDNLDLARQLVQAHAYWRLKGLRADLVIWNESQAGYRQQLQDAILGLIAADPEANVLDRPGGIFVRAIEHISQEDRVLLQTVARAILCDANGTLDAQLQRHPSARAQPPLLEPIQQLDSADALASTHAAYLDRTLQAASDEAVLFDNGLGAFAADGREYRITLDEGMPTPAPWCNVLANAQFGSVVSDSSAGYSWAENAHEFRLTPWHNDPVGDASGEAFYLRDEDTGQVWSPMALPCRGSGRYTVRHGFGYSVYSHTEHGIGSELWVFVDAQRPIKFSHLRLKNLSGRPRRLSVTGYVEWVLGDIRTRSQLHVVSEVDLGSSVLTARNPYNTEFDGRVAFFDADAPSRSITADRSEFIGRNGSLAAPAALARQRLSGRVGAGLDPCAAIQIPLTLAAEQSFETVFRLGAASNRDAALELARSSRGVATAQAALLDVRRHWEQVLGSVQVRTPDPAVDLLANGWLLYQTIACRFLARSGYYQSGGAFGFRDQLQDSMAMVHAQPALSRAHLLRSAAHQFVQGDVQHWWHPPQDRGVRTQCSDDFLWLPQALCRYLDTTADTSVLDEPVGFIDGRALKPDEESYYDLPQLTGNVQSLYAHGVLALQRGMTRLGERGLPLIGSGDWNDGMNRVGKDGKGESVWLGFFLYDTLLRFSAVATQRDDTVFAASCRTHAQALRAALEQHAWDGQWYRRAWFDDGTVLGSHSSDECRIDSLSQSWSVLSGAMDPARSAQAMQAMYQHLVDADAGIVKLLMPPFDRTGHDPGYIRGYVPGVRENGGQYTHAAVWAAMAFAHLGDSARAWQLAGMINPIHHALDADAAQRYKAEPYVLAADVYAVAPHAGRGGWSWYTGAAGWMYRLLTESLLGLQRHGTRMHIVPCIPAGWPGYQLRYRFGSSTYIVDVTQRPGVQPRLEIDGVTQAELAFTLVDDGEVHAVALDWPGEAT, encoded by the coding sequence ATGGAAATGCTGGCGCGCGCGCTGGCAACGACGCACACGCTCTACACCGGCCCGGCACGCGAGCTGTTGTTGTCGGGACTGAAGTCCAATCAACGCGCGCTCGAAAGCGCGGCATCGCGCCTGAACGAGATGGCGGCCGCTGGCGTGCGCCTGCACCCTGCCGGCGAATGGCTGCTGGATAACGATTATCTGGTCCAAGAGCAGATCCGCCTGGCGCGCCAGCATCTTCCGCCTGGTTACAGCCGCCAGTTGCCGCGCCTGCGCACGCCGAACTCCATCGGTCTGCCGCGGGTCTACGAGTTGGGGTTGCAGGTCGTGGCGCATGGCGATGGGCGCGTGGATGCGATCACGCTGAGCCGTTTCATCGCGGCCTACCAACAGGTGGCACCGCTCAAGCTCGGCGAACTGTGGGCCATTCCGATCGTGTTGCGGCTGGCCTTGATCGACAACCTGCGCCGCGTTGCCGACGGCATCATGCACGACGGGCGCGACACGGCTCTGGCTGCGCATTGGGCCGCTATGCTGAACGCCACGGCCGCCGCGCAGCCCAAGGACGTGGTGGGAGTGGTGGCCGACATGGCGCGCTCGCAGCCGCCGGCCAGCGGCGCGTTCGTCGCCGAACTGACGCGCGGTATCCAGGGCCGCGGCCCGGTGCTGTCGATGGCCAGCGCCTGGGTGGAACAGTGGCTGGCGAGCGGAGGCCACAGCGTCGAGGGAATGGTGCATGCCGAAAGCCAGCGCCAGGCGGCCGACCAGGTATCGATCGGCAACAGCATCGGCAGCCTGCGCTTTCTGGACGAGATGGATTGGCGCGAGTTTGTCGAAACCATGAGCGTGGTCGAGCAGATCCTGCGCAAGGATCCGGCCGTCGTGTACGCGCGCATGGATTTCCAGACCCGCGATGCGTACCGGCACGTGGTGGAACATCTGGCCCACCGCATGAAGTGCGACGAACCCACGGTGGCCGACACCGTGCTGCGATTGGCCGCGCAAGCGCACGCGGCCGAACCGGTGGCCGCACACGTGGGTTACTACCTGGTGGATGCGGGGTTGCCGCTGTTGCGTGCCGCGCTGGGCGATCCGGCCGCACCCGGCGCGCCGACGCCACCGCGTCTGCGCGTGCGTCGCGTCGCGCTGCCGACGTATCTGTTGCCGATCGCAACGATCGCGGCGCTGTGGACCGGCGTGTTGCTGCAGTGGGCCAGCGCATTGCCGCCGGCGCTGTGGTGGATCACTGCCGGCATCGCGCTGCTGGCGGCCAGCGAGTTGGGCATTGCCCTGGTCAACTGGGTGGCGACGCTGTGGGTACGCCCGCGCCCGTTGCCGCGCATGGACCTGCGTGCCGGCATCACGCCCGATTGCCGCACGCTGGTGGTGATGCCGAGCATGCTGGCCGGTATCGATGCCATCGACGAGCTGGTCGGTGCGCTGGAGGTGCATTACCTGGCCAACCGCGACGCACAGCTGTACTTCGCGCTGCTCACCGATTTTCTCGATGCGGCGCAGGCGCTGTTGCCGGCGGACATGGCGCTGGTGGCGCATGCGGCGCAGCACATCGACCGGCTCAACGCGGCCTATGCCGACGCGCACGGCGATCGGTTCTTCCTGCTGCACCGTGCCCGCCAGTGGAATGCGGGCGAAGGCTGCTGGATGGGCGCCGAGCGCAAGCGCGGCAAGCTCGAAGCGCTCAACCGCCTGCTGTGCGCCGAGGATGCGCCGCTGCAGGCGGCCAGCGACTTCCTGCAGGTGCAGGGCGATGTCGCCGTCCTGGTGGGGGTGCGCTATGTGATCACGCTGGACAGCGACACCCATCTGCCCAGGGATGCGGCACGTGCCCTGGTCGGGGCGATGTCGCATCCGTTGAACATGCCGCGCCTGGATGCGTCCGGGCAGTACGTGGAAGCCGGCTACGGCATCCTGCAGCCCGGCCTGGGCACCGGCATGAGCGAGGGTGGCGAATCGCGCTTTGCGCGCATGTTCGGGATCGAACCGGGCATCGATCCGTACACGCGGGTGGTGTCGGACGTGTATCAGGACCTGTTCGGCGAAGGCTCGTTCATCGGCAAGGGCATCTATGCGGTGGCGACCTTCGAGCAGGTGCTGGCCGGGCGCTTCCCCGACAACCGCGTGCTCAGCCACGACTTGCTGGAAGGCTGCTATGTCCGCGCCGGGTTGCTCAGCGACGTGCGCCTGTACGAGCGCCATCCGCAACGCTACGCCACCGATGCCAAGCGCCGCGCGCGCTGGGTACGCGGCGACTGGCAGCTGTTGCCGTGGCTGCTGCCGTGGGTGCCCGATCGCGGCGGCAAGCGCGCGCGCAACCGGTTGTCGTGGCTATCGCGCGGCAAGCTGCTGGACAACCTGCGCCGCAGCCTGGTGGCGCCGGCCGCCTTCGGCCTGCTGCTGATCGGCTGGCTGTGCTCGCCCACGCCATTGCGCTGGACAGCCTGGCTGCTGGCGCTGTGGCTGCTGCCGGGGCTGTGCTCGGCGCTCTATGCGCTGGCGCACCCGCCCGAAGGTCTGGGGTTGCGCCATCACGCGCGCCAGGTCGGCGTGGGGCTGCGTCAGTACCTGTTGCGCACCGGCGTGGTGCTGGCCTGCCTGCCGTTCGAGGCCGGGCTGCAACTGGCGGCCATCGCCCGCACGCTGGTGCGGATGGCCATCACCCATCGCCATCTGTTGCAGTGGGCGCCCTCCAGCGAAGTGGAACGCAGCGCGCGCAGCGGCAATGCCGAACATCGCCTGATGGCCGGCGCCGCCTGCGCCGCGGCGCTGGTGGTTGCAGCGGTTGCGTGGTGGTCGCCGGTGGCGCTGTGGGTGGCACTGCCGCTTGGCGTGGCGTGGATGGGCGCACCCTGGCTGATGGCCTGGCTGGGCGGGCAGCCCGCCGCCCCGGTGGCGCAATTGTCGCAGGAGCAGCGCGCTTTCCTCGGCGGATTGTCGCGGCGCACCTGGGCGTTCTTCGAGACCCATTGCACCGCGCAGCATCATTGGCTGCCGCCGGACAACGTGCAGGAATATCCGGTCACGGTGGTGGCCAACCGCACCTCGCCGACCAACATCGGGCTGGGCCTGCTGGCCAACCTGGCCGCCTACGATCTGGGCTACCTGACAGTGGCCGGCGTCATGACCCGCGTGGCCGATACGCTGACCACCCTGGAATCGCTGCCGCGCCACCGCGGCCATTTCTACAACTGGTACGACACCGAAACGCTGGCGCCGCTGCTGCCGCGTTATGTCTCCACCGTCGACAGCGGCAATCTGGCCGGTCATCTGCTGACGCTGCGGCAAGGGTTGCTGGCGCTGGTGGAGGCGCCGGCGGTCTCGATGGCGGTGTTCGACGGGCTGGCCGACACCTTGAGCGTGCTGGCATCGCACGCCAGGGCACGCAACGTCACCGCCGATGCGCTGGATGCGCTGGATACGATGGCGCAGGGCGTGCAGGGCCTTTGCAGCCAGCCCGCGCCAAGCCCGCCCCAGGCCGACAAGGCGCTGCGCCTGCTGTTGGCGCAAAGCCAGCGGATCCTGGCGCTGATGCCGGTCAGCGGCGACGACGAAGAACCGTGGCCGCAGCGGCTGGTGGCCAGTTGCAAGGCCGCCCTGGCCGAGTTGAGTCACTGCGCACCGGCACTGGCCGACACCGATCCGCACGCAACAGGGACGACGGGCGCCATGGTCGCCACGCTGCGGCAACTGGCCGCCAGCGACTGCGCACCGAACGTGCAGAGCTGGGCCGCCAACCGTGTGCAGGAACTGCACCGGCTGGCGCATCGCGCCGGGCAGTTGGCGCAGATGGATTACGACTTTCTCTACAACCGTGCCCCGCAGTTGTTGTCGATCGGCTACAACGTCGACGACCGTCGCCTGGACAGCGGCCATTACGATCTGCTGGCCTCCGAGGCGCGCCTGGGGATCTTCGTGGCCATCGCCCAGGGCAAGCTGCCGCAGGACAGCTGGTTCGCGCTCGGGCGCACGCTCACCGATACCGGCGCCGAGCCGACGCTGCTGTCGTGGAGCGGCTCGATGTTCGAGTACCTGATGCCCGACCTGGTGATGCCCAGCTATCCGCAGACGCTGCTGAACCGCTCGATGCGCGGCGCGGTGCAGGCGCAGATCCGCTACGGCGCCGCGCGCGATGTGCCCTGGGGCGTGTCCGAATCGGGCTACAACACGGTCGATACGCGGCGCAATTATCAATACCGCGCGTTCGGTGTGCCCGGGCTCGGACTCAAGCGCGGCCTGGGCCAGGATCTGGTGATCGCCCCGTATGCCAGCGCGATGGCCTTGATGGTCGACCCGGATGCGGCGTGCCGCAATCTGCAGCATTTGCAGGCGCTGGGATTCGGCGGCCGCTTCGGGCTGTACGAGGCGATCGACTACACCCCGTCGCGGGTGCCGCGTGGCGAACAACACGCCGTGGTCCGCTCGTTCATGTCGCACCATCAGGGCATGGCGCTGCTGGCACTGGACCACGTGTTGCGCGATGCGCCGATGCAACAGCGCTTTGTCGCCGATCCGCAATTCCAGGCCACGCTGCTGCTGTTGCAGGAGCGCGCGCCGCGTGCCGGCGTCTACGTCAAGGGATTGGCCCAGGCCGCGGAGCGCCCGGTTCCCACCGAGGCGGGCATGGCCCTGCGCATCCATCGCGACCCCGATCTGGCCCAGCCGGCGTTGCAACTGCTCTCCAACGGGCGTTACCACGGCATGCTGACCTCGGCCGGCGGTGGCTACAGCCGCGCGCGCGACATGGCGGTGACCCGCTGGCGCGAGGACGGCACCCGCGACCACTGGGGCACCTTCTGCTATCTGCGCGATGTGGACAGCGGCGCGGTGTGGTCGGCCGCGCATCAACCCACCTGCGTGCCGGTGGAGCGCTACGAGGCGATTTTTTCCGACGCGAAAGCCGAGTTCAAGGGCAGCCACCAGCGCTACGACAGCCATCTGGAAATCGCCATTTCCGCCGAGGACGACGTGGAGATGCGCCGGCTGCGCATCCGCAACCGTTCGCGGCAGACGCGCGTGATCGAAATCACCACCTATGCCGAAGTGGTGCTGGCGCCGGCGCAGGCCGACGAGGCGCATCCGGCCTTCAGCAACCTGTTCGTGCAGACCGAGATCCTGGCCGACAAGCAGGCATTGCTCTGTACACGGCGCCCGCGCGGGCATGACGAGGCGCAGCCGTGGATGCTGCATCTGGTGGCCGTGCACGATGCCGACGTGGCGACGATTTCCTACGAGACCGATCGCGCCGCCTTCGTCGGGCGCGGGCGCAGCACCCGCAATCCGCTTGCCTTGCACGCGCACGCCAACCTGTCCGGCGCGGCCGGCTCGGTGCTGGACCCGATCGTGGCGATCCGCTGCCGTATTTCGCTGGCGCCCGACCAGCAGGCGCAGGTGGACATGGTCTATGGCGTCGGGACCCAACGCGAGGCCTGCACCGCGCTGATCGACAAATACCGCGACCGCCGTCTGGCCGATCGGGTGTTCGACCTGGCGCTGACCCAGAGCCAGGTCACGCGCCGGCAGATCGACGCCTCGCTGGAAGATGCGATGCTCTACGAGCGGCTGGCCGCGCGCGTGCTGTTCGTCGACCCGCAATTGCGCGCCGATAACGAAGTACTGCTGCACAACCATCGTGGCCAGTCGGCGCTGTGGAGTCATGCCATCTCCGGCGATCTGCCGATCGTGCTGTTGCGCATCACCGACCCGGACAATCTCGACCTGGCGCGCCAGCTGGTGCAGGCACACGCGTACTGGCGCCTGAAGGGCCTGCGCGCGGATCTGGTGATCTGGAACGAAAGCCAGGCCGGCTATCGCCAACAGTTGCAGGACGCCATCCTGGGCCTGATCGCCGCCGATCCCGAAGCCAATGTCCTCGACCGTCCCGGCGGCATCTTCGTGCGCGCCATCGAACACATTTCGCAGGAAGACCGCGTGCTGCTGCAGACCGTGGCGCGCGCGATCCTGTGCGATGCCAACGGCACGCTGGACGCGCAACTGCAGCGCCACCCCAGCGCACGCGCGCAGCCGCCGCTGCTGGAGCCGATCCAGCAGCTGGACAGCGCCGACGCGTTGGCCAGCACCCACGCCGCCTATCTGGACCGCACCCTGCAGGCCGCATCCGACGAAGCGGTGCTGTTCGACAATGGCCTGGGCGCGTTCGCCGCCGACGGCCGCGAGTACCGCATCACCCTGGACGAGGGCATGCCCACGCCGGCACCGTGGTGCAACGTGCTGGCCAACGCCCAGTTCGGCAGCGTGGTCAGCGACAGCAGCGCCGGCTACAGCTGGGCCGAGAACGCGCACGAGTTCCGGCTGACGCCATGGCATAACGACCCGGTCGGCGATGCCTCCGGCGAAGCGTTCTATCTGCGCGACGAAGACACCGGGCAAGTGTGGTCGCCCATGGCGCTGCCGTGCCGCGGCAGCGGCCGCTACACGGTGCGCCATGGCTTTGGCTACAGCGTCTACAGCCATACCGAACACGGCATCGGCAGCGAGTTGTGGGTGTTCGTGGATGCGCAACGGCCGATCAAGTTCAGCCATCTGCGGTTGAAGAACCTGTCCGGGCGCCCACGCCGTCTCAGCGTGACCGGCTATGTGGAATGGGTGCTAGGTGACATCCGCACGCGCTCGCAGCTGCATGTGGTCAGCGAGGTCGACCTGGGCAGCAGCGTGCTGACCGCACGCAACCCGTACAACACCGAGTTCGACGGGCGCGTGGCGTTCTTCGATGCCGATGCGCCCAGCCGCAGCATCACCGCCGACCGCAGCGAATTCATCGGCCGCAACGGCAGCCTGGCCGCACCGGCCGCGCTCGCCCGGCAGCGGTTGTCCGGGCGCGTGGGTGCCGGCCTGGACCCATGCGCGGCGATCCAGATCCCGCTGACGCTGGCGGCCGAACAGAGCTTTGAGACGGTGTTCCGGCTGGGTGCGGCCAGCAACCGCGACGCTGCGCTGGAACTGGCGCGCAGCAGCCGCGGCGTGGCCACCGCGCAGGCCGCATTGCTGGACGTGCGCAGGCACTGGGAACAGGTGCTCGGCAGCGTGCAGGTGCGCACGCCCGACCCTGCCGTGGATCTGCTGGCCAATGGCTGGCTGCTCTACCAGACCATCGCCTGCCGCTTCCTGGCGCGCAGCGGCTATTACCAGTCCGGTGGCGCGTTCGGCTTCCGCGATCAATTGCAGGACAGCATGGCGATGGTGCACGCGCAACCGGCGCTCAGCCGCGCCCATCTGTTGCGCAGCGCCGCGCATCAATTCGTGCAGGGCGATGTGCAGCATTGGTGGCACCCGCCACAAGATCGCGGCGTACGCACGCAGTGCTCGGACGACTTCCTGTGGTTGCCGCAGGCGCTATGCCGCTATCTGGACACCACCGCCGACACCAGCGTGCTCGACGAACCTGTCGGCTTCATCGACGGGCGCGCGCTCAAGCCCGACGAGGAATCGTATTACGACCTGCCGCAGCTCACCGGCAACGTGCAGTCGCTGTACGCACATGGCGTGCTCGCCCTGCAGCGCGGCATGACGCGACTGGGCGAGCGCGGCCTGCCGCTGATCGGCAGCGGCGACTGGAACGACGGCATGAACCGGGTCGGCAAGGACGGCAAGGGCGAAAGCGTCTGGCTGGGCTTCTTCCTCTACGACACCCTGCTGCGCTTTTCGGCCGTGGCCACGCAGCGCGACGATACGGTGTTCGCCGCCAGCTGCCGCACCCATGCGCAGGCCTTGCGCGCAGCGCTGGAACAACACGCCTGGGATGGGCAGTGGTACCGGCGCGCCTGGTTCGACGACGGCACCGTGCTGGGCTCGCACAGTTCCGACGAATGCCGCATCGATTCGTTGTCGCAGAGCTGGTCGGTGCTGTCCGGAGCGATGGATCCGGCGCGCAGCGCGCAGGCGATGCAGGCCATGTACCAGCACCTGGTCGATGCCGATGCGGGCATCGTCAAACTGCTGATGCCGCCGTTCGATCGTACCGGCCACGACCCGGGCTATATCCGGGGCTACGTGCCCGGCGTGCGCGAGAACGGCGGCCAGTACACGCATGCGGCGGTGTGGGCGGCGATGGCCTTCGCCCATCTCGGCGACAGCGCGCGCGCCTGGCAACTGGCCGGGATGATCAACCCGATCCACCACGCCCTGGATGCCGACGCCGCGCAGCGTTACAAGGCCGAACCCTATGTGCTGGCGGCCGATGTCTACGCAGTGGCGCCGCACGCCGGCCGCGGCGGCTGGAGCTGGTACACCGGCGCGGCCGGCTGGATGTACCGGCTGCTGACCGAATCGCTGCTTGGTCTGCAACGGCATGGCACCCGCATGCATATCGTGCCGTGCATCCCGGCCGGCTGGCCGGGCTATCAGCTGCGTTATCGCTTCGGCAGCAGCACCTACATCGTCGACGTCACCCAGCG